The sequence TTGCACCATGATGTGTTATTGTGTTACAACTGGATTAGCATAGCCTGCCTACCCTGACAACATGTCATTGTGTTTAGCTTGTCTTTTTAATGTTCtattaaaatgttttgaaagGTATTTCCTTTTTTATTAATATGTATGAATTTAATTTAGATGACCTTCAAGAAAGGGAAGATGAGTTAAATCCATTTTCCTTCAAGGAATTCATCAGAAGCAAAGAACAGCATGCAAGTAATCCTCTGGCCTCTGATGGGAAATGTAATGTCACAAAAGAGGTACGGTTTTGCTGTTTATTTCAAATATAAAGCCTACACCACAAGTTTTACGAAGTTGCCAGTTCTCTCACATAGCACATAGTTGCCAGTTCTCTTCACCTTCTCCTCAGTTAAATTAGCCTTCTTTGCCAGTGAAAGGAGTCACTGTTGTAGCTGGAAGGCCAGAGATAAaaatatgaatgttaaattgtttTGAACATGCAATATGATTCAACTCTCATCAGCCCTATCTTCTGAAGGCAGCGCTGATTCATTTGTAGCCATGTTGTACAGTATATAGTATCCACGATGTCGTGGATACCATATACTGTACAACATGGCTACAAATGAATGTACAACATGGCTACATAATGTCTTGATGATTACATGATTATTCCATTATGTAATTGTTGCAGAAGACGTACGTTCGTGCGGATCTACCAGAACAAGACTGCTCCCTGCCAGCTAAAGGCTTTGATGAAGACCAAAAAGGACATTATTTTATTGACAGTATCTCCCAAGAACACACCAACATTGATGAGCCAGAAGAGGAGTGGGCTGGAAGTTATCAACCACTAGCCTTTGAGGAGGCACACAATTTGGGTCTTTGTGGACCTATGGAAAGGATTGCTTTGTCTGATGGTTATCCTTTTACAAGCTTTGAGAATTATGAAGCTGAGAAAGACACTTTCATAACAGATGTACCATACCAGACCTGTAAAAGCAATGCTGAGTATGGAAATGGAAGACATCCTAAGGTTTGTGcattttattgacaattttaTACAAAAGTATACATTACATTTACTTTACGCAAAGTTTTGAATATTTAATTTCAATAGAATCGTCTGCTTTCTGCTTACTTTTTCTAGCTAAAAGAGGAGAATGCTCAGTTAAAGAAGCACATCAAGGAGCTCTTGAAAAAGTCAGAGATTGATGACCAAAGGTAATAGTCATGTTTGCATAGCAATGTGTAACTATTATGAATTAAGGGACATTCCACGCTGGTGGATTTCATTTGGATAGGATAGTGAAGACTGTTAGGAAATAAGTGGGACAGAGATTGGTATTGATGATCTGACCATGATCACTTAAAGGAATCTTCCGGAGCAAAAACAACATAGGGTTGTTGTAGATTCATAGACAATGATGTAATCCTATATTGAAACGTAAATTCTGGCCCTGAATaaatctgtttgtgtctgttttcaAATGATACTGAATATGAGCATATGTCCAATGTATACGGTCAACATTGTTCTTATTTATACTGTTGTTTTCCAGAATCAGACACCTTACTGAGGAGTTGCAGAATAAGAAGGTCCAGGATGAGCGGGAGGCAAAAGCTTTGGAGACGATGGTTCAGTCTGTTGAACAGAATCTTCAGCTAATGACTGTATGTATTGCATGCAAGTTCCTATTACCCTATATGGTTCCAAGTTGCAGGCTGCTGGAGTGCCTTAATGTTGGTCtgttttattgatttttttatcTCCTCCGCGATCTGTTGTCTGACTTTCAGAAACGAGCAATCAAGGCGGAAAATACAGTGACAAAACTGAAACAAGAAATTCATCAACTACAGGTTTGAGAACCTTATGGAATACCAGGTCTTAACATTGTATTACTGTTGTTTCTTGGTGGActaaagggcacacacacacacacacacacacacacacacacacacacacacacacacgtgcgcgcgagcgcgcacacacacactgtaaaaaatctACTTGGTCTGTTGTGGCAGAGTTGTCATGCTGCACTGCTCACAAGTCtgtagacacacatgcacgcatgtatacacacacaagcaaacaagcaaacataTCACTATCTCAATCGAGAGCAAATCCATCAGTGTCaataaaaaaagacagcaaacaggaTATGAAATCACCGATGGGTGCTTAAAAAACTAGCTACACCACGcatgcttaaaggagaattctggtgtgatagatattgacctaaagtgtgttgaaacatgataccgagtgtgaacgtatgtctcatagctcatctcggcttgtcccctgtactccgaaatctggcgctagttagccgatgctaccaacaggttttcaaagggggtgcctcgggcattggcctagccatgcaaataaatcactgttttacacccatttacgaggctcaaagtagctccacacttcattggtagacttccgagggccctgacatttgaaacgagacattgagaactttgaaaaagcactggtagtttatttacaagatgatttatacagacagtaccttcaggaagtttaccgttcgccgccatcttgaatttagtcacgataagtcgagcgacgagtacatatgaacaggtatgataagggatcagattccaaaaataattctgtggaaatgcatggattccagttgctgctactgatATGCACTGACTGCAATGAAGTACTAGAAAGAGTTGCTGAGTAAATGTTTAATGGTGTAACAAACTGCTTTACAGGACCAACTGGAGGGGTACAGGGGAGAAGTGGCTGTCATGAATGCCATGAAGcgcaatacacacacagcctctgaaTATCTCAGCAAAGCAACACGTGATGCTGAAACTTCCATCAAGTATGCACTAAGTACCCAACAGTTTATGTTCTATAATTGAGACGAGCAAATCAGTCATTTCAGAGGTTATTCAGCAGGTTACCATAGTGTTATTACCTTGCCTAGTCACTTTAAGAAACAGTATGGAATTCATTATTACCTACTCATAAGGCATGCTCAAAACATTGTTATCAACACCAACATCCCTGTTGATACTGATAAGCTTGCTAATATTCCAACTCCTGTGTTTTGGCAatgtacagtgcctataaaaactACTCGTACAACTCATATGGAAGTTTTCAGTTTTTGTTTAATttagccaccccccccccccccccccccccccaaatacttGATTCTGGGTATGTTGGTTTTTACTGTAGATGTAGATGTTAAAAGTATGAGAATCAAAAGGTTAGATATACAAAATGTTTCACCAACatgaacatctctctctctctctctctctctctctctctctctctctctctttaggcAATTATTGACGGGAGCAGAAACATTACATCTTGTATCTCAGATGCTGAACTCTATTGACAAGATCACTGAGAACATAGCACATGACTAGTGACATGACTAGTCTGTATTAGTGCCTTTTAATAAAATTCAGATGAAGGATGTTTCTTTAACAATGTTTGCTATTAAGTATATTTAATATTTTGGCATGTAGAATTTAGGTATTGCTTCTCTGTTCCTGTAGCAGTTTGTAGAATAGTTACCGATCAGTGTCCTAATTTCCAAACATGGGTTCAGTGTTTTCTCAGTATGTACCTTTTACCATCCAGTTTAGTCCCATCCACCATAACAATCAATGGCAATAATCTCAATAAATCTGTTTCTTGTAGTCCTATGTTGACTTATTTTGTGACTGCATACATAATTATATACAATTATACACAATTGTGTGGTGCTTGTTGACAGCCATGTCAACAAACAGGATACTTGTTAGCCGACTTCAAGTAAGCTTGTGCCCAGAACCCATGGGCTTGCATTGTTTCATAACTGTTGTTGCACCGCATTATGTTAATGAAGTGTGTTTGTATTATGGATACAGTAGGCTAAACAAGTAGGTGTGTTATTTGGATTAAGTGGGATGCTAATTCCTGTACAAAGAATATGGCATGCCAGAGACACCACTGATCAATAATAACACTAGCTTTCCAAGGCTTTCAACTATGAACATAATATGATGTTggctacacatacacaaattgcTCTTGAGAAAATGTTAGCTTACTGTTCATCCAATGGGGAAATGAGATTTCTGCCCATGACCGAAGGTGGGCTAATGTTTTTGTGCccatcatttttgtttgttaattacGGAGCCCAGGagatgtcattgcaagatatttttgtgtatcgagagaacgtgcgctcattttactagttcgtgcacacgttttactacatagtgcgctcattttactaaattgtgcgctcaatttacaacaattaaaatgagagcacaatttagtaaaatgagcgcactatttagtaaaacgtgcgcacaatttactaaatcgtgtgcacgatttactaaattgagagcacaatttagtaaaatgagtgcacaatttagtaaaatgagcccATGCTTTCTGGATATGTACCAAAAAATACCTTGCAATGACCCCTCTAGGGCTCCGTAGTTAATTTTTGGAGACTGTCTTGATTCTTTTTCCTGGTATAGTGACAATTACCATCTCAAAATGATTTTTGCTCCCCTCAATCTGTGCAGAAAATCTCTTCAGTAGGCAACACTTACATGTACAAAACTTCCCTTTTATTTCTATATCTAAAGGTTTGTTTAACGGGAGAGTTTGTTAATATCATAGCCTTTTATCCCTAAAAACATGATGAAAATGACTTTCTCTACAGTATCTTCCTCTACATCTTCTCTTTAACTACTTGGCTATTTTCTGATCTATGGAATGATCAAAATTAGTTTTTATTAGTTATTCTATCGTCTCATtgctaaaaataaaataataatcacATTTCTGTTAGAGATATAAGAAACTAGGCTACAAGTTCAAACAACTATGGCACCAGTAGCGTACAGCCTCTTCAAAAGTTAACATGCGAAAATTACATATAGACTAGGCAGGATTTTGGAAAATGTGCTTATTTAAAGTCCCGAAgacaaatcatgttaatttttggcatacaacatttttagggggtttgaagggtgctgaattcaaatcttctgtatgccaggctaaaaaatgtcccataatgcctcaaaattgagaaatccaatatggccgccaggtcaaaatctaattaatcacttatcttttggactatacaaggtaaaaacctgaatgtaatgtgcttttaggttttcacatatagggaattcaatgccatgctcagatttaaagggaaacttggcaggatttccccctctgctggagaaattgtgcattatgctattttaaactgtgggaaaaggtaacgataaagcacatggatttgtttacaagctagcgaacggctAGCATACGTTTGGcataactatgtggatgttacaaggtaagaaacacgatttaaaacgagtttattgttcctcacttctctttccgggacggtagtctcaatgttgcaaggttggttttccgcctggggacgctaggcgcagcggtgaaagtcaccattttcaccggaacaggtcatttaaccatccaaatgatttctaaacgggtttattacgttgaaatagttgccaagttcccctttaagatCAAAACTAGAGAAAATGCTTGAAATTAATGTACATGGTTAAAATTGTTGTCTCGGATAATGAATAATTCGTTAGCTAGTTAGCTTTTGTGAATAGGGAGAAGCTAACTAGAGCCTCCACTCTCCAGGATGTGGGCCCCCTCTTGACAAGATGTCGCCCACAGCATTCAAGGCCCCCGGCACATGAACTATTCTGAAAGAgctgcactgcaaaaaatgaattctaaccaagtgttattgatcttatattaagattaaaaaatcaatttgtattgtttttagtatgaaaagacttacctagcgccctctcaaaagatcatttcgacttaatttaagaagactttaacttattttaaggaggcAAGACAAATTTTCTCAACGcgctggcagacaaatttgcttgtttttaggacaaatttgcttaacgcactggcagacaaatttgcttgttttcaacatgagatgtcttaaaataagtcttttttttttaattaagtcaaatgatttcacaagaaagcgctaggtaagtctctttatactgaaaacaataccaactagttttttctatcttgatataagattaatgacacttggttagattttgctagataagcagtttttaagtataagtatatatataagtatatatacttttttgatcccgtgagggaaatttggtctctgcttttaacccaatcggtgaattagtgaaacacaaacagcacacagtgaacacacagtgaggtaaagcacacactaatcccggcgcagtgagctgcctgcttcaacggcggcgctcggggaccagtgaggggttaggtgccttgctcaagggcacttcagccgtggcccactggtcggggctcgaaccggcaaccttccggttacaagtccagagtgctaaccagtgggacACGGCTGCCCCTTTTTTGCAGTGTGAACAGGGAATGAGCCCAGAGCCACAGGTCTGTCGCCAGGCTGCAAAGACCTGGAGACCCCAAGCCCCCCTGTCTGTTGATGTAGGCCGCAGTCACCGTGCTGTTGGTCCTCACCATTACATGTTGGCCTTTTAGCCACGGTAGAAAGTGCCAGAGGGTGAGGAGAGTGGCCCTCAGCTCCAGGATATTGATGTGGGATAGCCAAGCAAGTCCAGAGACCATTGATGCCCTGACTATCGAGAACGGCGCCCCAGCCTACTGGGGATGCGTCTGTAAATACGATCCGGCGACGACACAGTCACCTTGGCCTGGGAGGGCCTTGGGGCACAGGCCTAAGCTCAACAGGCACCTCTGGACTGGGCACATGTGAAGGAGGGCAAGGGGGACTACCTGCACCATTGCCACCATAAGGCCCAAGAGGCGAAGGCAGAGTTTCCACTCCACCTGGGCGTGCAACGTGAAGCGACTGAGACATGCGGCGAAAGACTGCTGTCTCGCCGGTGAGAGAGTCACGGATGCCCTCCTGGAGTCCAGGACCATGCCCAGGAAGTGGTGACCTGGGAAGGCTGGAGCCTGCTTTTCTTGGGATTGAGGTGCAAGCCTGCACTTTCAGGGACCGGAGGTACCCCTGAGGTCTAAAATAGGACGAAGGTCCCCTGTTCGCTTTGGTACAAGAAAATATCGGGAGAAGAACCCCGCTTGGGGGTCTGAACACATGACTTCCCTTATCCCCCTTTTATCCAAGAGGGTGGATAGCTCTGCACGTAAGGTCTGAGCGTGAATGGCACTGCTCACCAAGGTAACCGTAGGTGCCCTCGTCACACAGAGTTTGGTCCTGAACTGCAGGCGATACCCATGGGTCATGGTGGAGAGCACCCATGGATCCGCTCCTAAGGCCAGCCAAGCCTTCCTGCATCGAGCTCAGAGGCGAGGCTGGCTGGCCCGCAGATTGTCAGGAACGATGAGGGCGCCTGGAGGGGCCACGGGGACTAGCACGCTGGCCCCCCCGGGGATGCCTGAAGCCGCTGCCTGAAATCAGTCGGCCCCCAAGACGGATGCCCCAAGGTAGGTGTTGGCTGAGGCGTGAATGCCCTAGGGCGCCTAGCGCCCCTGGCATGCCTACCAAGAGACCCTGACACCTCTTCTGCACAGCGACGGCTGTCACGCGCCTCCTGCAACAGTGTGGTTGCCTGTGGGCCGAACATGGACCCAGGCTCCACCGGCACTCTCAAAAGacgctctctgtctgcctgctggAGCTGAGATTGAGACAGCCAGAGATGGCGTCTAGCTACCCAGAACTGAGCCAAGGAGCGGCCCGATGCCACTGCCTGCTTAGACACTGCAGCGAGGCACACAGAGGCTGACTGGAGCTCTCTCAAAATAGTGGGATCACCGGAACTGCTTTGCAAGAGACCAGAGAGGTGTCGAACAGGCGGGCTTGCATCGCTGTGGGCCTATGCAACTTACCTAGCAGAGCCTCCATAGTCCTGCCATTGGCACTGAGGCAGGAGGGACCACCAAAGAGGGAgttgggagaggagaagaggcgcTCCAAACAAAGCTTGATCCACTGGGGGGAGCGAGCCACAACCAATCAGCCTTTCGCATGTTGGAAAGCACCTTAGGCTGGCCAGAACACAAAAAGTAGTTGGGGAGGAAAAATGGCGACAGACCAAGTCACTAAAGTCTGGTAGGAGGGGAATGAGCGCCGCCACTGAGCGCCGCCACCTGCATCTAGGTGTGAAACCTAGATGCAGAGGCAAGGGGCTTCTCTGGAAGGGGAATATCAAGAGCCCTGGATGCCCTGCCAACGACCTCCTCAAACAGACGGGCCAGCTCGCCTCCCACGGGGctggctgcacagtgcagtGCACAAGGTAGCTCCTCTCCCTCAGACAAGAGAACAGTCTCAACGTCCACAATGGCCTCCTCCAGCTCACGCGGACTGGTAGGAGGAGCAGGTTGGGGAACTGCAGGCCTTGTGCTAAGAGAAAACAGTGAGGCTGCTGAAGACTCCCCAAGCCCCCTGGCTACTCTTGCCATCTTCCTTGACGGCCCCTCGGAAACAGAACCCGCATGTTTACCAGAGAAAAAACGATAACGGGCTTCCCTTGTGTGCATAGGCATAATAAAACAATTCATGCACGACTGGGGGGCGTCCCTTGCCAAGAAAGCATGTTAgtggcccaaacacaacacacacacacatcatggccATCCAAATGTGGATGATCAGTTAGTGCCACAGCTACTATCTCTCACCAATTCCAAAAGCttgtagacagatagatagatagatagatattttattgatccccaggggaaattcaaggagaTTCAAATTTGTAAGGAGATCACCTCCTGTGGTTGCTTCAAGGGATGTCTAAGCATGCGCTGCAGTTGCAGGAAAAGTGGCATGTTATGCATGGAGtcatgcagctgcagcagcacctGTCAGAACActgctggagaggaggaggatgaggatgattaGGATAGcctaaggcggggatcacattagccagcggcaagcggcaggtttcctatgcttcggcagcggaacgtaacgctagcgttgaacaagctgggCATTggacttggttcaactttcaaagcgcaacgcgagcgtattcaattgacaaaccgtttgtgttgcttaggaacgagacaaAATGTATTATGGTCTAAGTgttgcgttacgtttgccgctgccgctggctaatgtgatcctcgCCTAGTGTAGCCTTCCTCTTCATACCAAGAAGTTTAAAGAGTTGGATAGAATAGAATGGATTAATTACTAAATAAATAGGTAaatatgcattattaaatacatAGTTAAAAAACAGATAAATacagataaataatataaatagataGTTAAAATAGGCATTTAGCTTAAGAGTTTcaaacattttattcaaatactaaataaatagttaaaatacagataaataaataatattggTAATCAACCTTGCTTCTAAACATGTTTCAAGTAAATTCTTCAGAAAGCCATCAACCTGTTTCATGGTCCTTTTTTCATGAATTATTCATTATCCAACACAACAATTTTAACCATGTACATTAATTTCAAGCATTTTCTCTAGTCTTGCACTTAAATCTGAGCATGGCATTGAATTCCCTATATGTGAAAACCTataaaagcacattacattcaggtttTTACCTTGTACAGTCCAAAAGATAAGTGACTAATTAGATTTTGACCTGGTGGCGGCGGACATATTGGATTTCTACATTTTGAGGCATTATGGGACATTTTTCAGCCTGGCATACAgaagatttgaattcagcacccttcaaaccccctaaaaatgttgtatgccaaaaATTGATTGAACATGATTTGCCTTCAGGGTTAATATCTTATATATTTCTTAATAACTAATACCCTAGTTTATTGCTGGCCCTGAAGCTCTCgaaggctatagcctacacaccttaggcctactcaaagaTTGtagataggctagcctacaaccTTGATGCAGTGGTCAAAGTGCTTTCAGGACTAGGTTATAGTTTCTcttgggcttttattttgatattGGACTGTCTCACTTCCAGAAATTGTGGCCGGAAAAGACACTGGAGTTGCGGTTGAATTCCTGAACTGACTCCACTCACAACACACCAATTGGAAATAGTATTTGTGGCAAGAACCAGTTTGGCTTGTAGCGAGCATTAATCAGCATCGTTCGAATGTTTAAATTAGACCGTTCCTTTAGTTTTTTCGCTAATGCTTGCAGATGGCCACTTGAGCTGCCGCCAGTAGTTTATTTCTCACATTATCCTTAGCACAAACGTAACATTATAATGCTCAGTTCTCATAAGATACCGGTAACAGTCAAAGTCGAGATCAATGTTTTACTGCTACTTGTTACTCTTCTCGGACTGCTGACCAGGCTGTACGGGATTCAGTTTCCAAGAGCTGTTGTGTGAGTAGTGAATTTGTCAGTCACGGTGGTCTGTTAACAGAatttaatgcacggtcgaggttgtaggCTAATTCATTAAGTGCATTAAACCGTGCATTAATTTCCGTTAACAGACCACCACGGAGTCCactatcccgcttattccactgttgccacaaACGTTTTAATAGCTagaactgtcttgtttgtagaactttCCCCCGACACATTTTAACTAATTTCCaaggttcccacgggtcatgggatttctggaatatcatggaattttacaaagtctattccagacatggaaagtcagggaatttttatAATTTTTAGGGCatagtcatggaatatcagggaattttgttgtagcagtttaagatgtagcctacttgccaaaatacataatacaaatatatttccactaCAAGAGCAACATTGTTTGCATCCACAAAATTGCACATTATCTTTAAAATGTCGCATTATAGTTCAGTCAGTCAGGCATGCATTGTCCAAGGTGAGCACTTTCCCATTAGAAA comes from Alosa sapidissima isolate fAloSap1 chromosome 18, fAloSap1.pri, whole genome shotgun sequence and encodes:
- the entr1 gene encoding endosome-associated-trafficking regulator 1; amino-acid sequence: MSKGKRLSDPDDDLQEREDELNPFSFKEFIRSKEQHASNPLASDGKCNVTKEKTYVRADLPEQDCSLPAKGFDEDQKGHYFIDSISQEHTNIDEPEEEWAGSYQPLAFEEAHNLGLCGPMERIALSDGYPFTSFENYEAEKDTFITDVPYQTCKSNAEYGNGRHPKLKEENAQLKKHIKELLKKSEIDDQRIRHLTEELQNKKVQDEREAKALETMVQSVEQNLQLMTKRAIKAENTVTKLKQEIHQLQDQLEGYRGEVAVMNAMKRNTHTASEYLSKATRDAETSIKQLLTGAETLHLVSQMLNSIDKITENIAHD